Sequence from the Malaciobacter pacificus genome:
TATTTAATGAAGCTATGATTAAAATTGGAATGGATTTACCAAAAAGTGCAAATGCTTATTCTGTTGAAGAAGCTATCAAAGTTGCAAAAGAGATTGGTTTTCCAGTAATCTCAAGAGCATCATTTACACTAGCTGGTGGTGGTTCTGGTGTTGCATATAATATGGAAGAGTTCAAAAAACTTGCAGAAGAGGGTATTGAAGCATCTCCAATCAATGAAATTGAGATTATGGAATCTATGCTTGGTTGGAAAGAGTACGAGATGGAAGTTATCAGAGATAGAAAAGATAACTGTATTATTGTATGTTCAATTGAAAACTTAGACCCAATGGGTGTACATACAGGAGATTCTGTTACTATTGCTCCTGCTCTTACTTTAACAGATAAAGAGTACCAAGATATGAGAAATGCATCTTTTGCAATTCTTAGAGAAATTGGAGTTGACACTGGTGGTTCAAACGTACAATTCTCAATTTGTCCAAATACAGGTAGAATGATTGTTATTGAAATGAACCCAAGAGTTTCTAGATCTTCTGCACTTGCATCTAAAGCTACTGGTTATCCTATTGCAAAAGTTGCAACACTTTTAGCTGTTGGATTTACTTTAGATGAAATCACAAATGATATTACAGGAACTGCTGCTTCATTTGAACCTGTAATTGACTATATTGTTACTAAAGTTCCAAGATTTACTTTCGAAAAATTCCCTAAAGCAAACTCTACATTAACAACTGGTATGAAATCAGTTGGTGAAGCAATGGCAATTGGTAGAACTTTTAATGAGTCAATTCAAAAAGCATTATGTTCTATGGAAACAGGGCTTGTAGGATTTGATCCAATTAGTGATGATTTAGAATTGATCAAAAAAGAGATTAGAAGACCTAATTGTGATAGATTAAGATACTTAATGGATGGTATGAGACATGGCCTTACTAATGATGAGATTTTTGAGCTATGTAAAGTTGACCCATGGTTCTTAACTAAATTTAGAGAAATTTATAATATTGAAAAATCAATTGATGAATCAATTCTAAGCGATGAAGTAGCTATGAGAAATGCAAAAGTAAATGGATTCTCTGATTCTATGATTGGAAAGTTAATTAATAAATCAGAAGAAGAAGTTTACAAAGCTAGAAAAGCATTAGATGTAGACTTTGAATATAATGAAGTTGATACTTGTGCAGCTGAGTTCAAAGCTTTAACTCCATACTTATATTCTACAACTAACATTACAAAAGGTCTTCCAACTAGACAAACTGAAACTGATAAAAAAGTAATGATTATTGGTGGAGGACCAAATAGAATTGGTCAAGGTATTGAGTTTGATTATTGTTGTGTACACGCATCATTTGCTTTAAATGAAATGGGTGTAAAAACTATTATGTATAACTGTAACCCTGAAACAGTATCTACTGATTATGATACATCTGATATTTTATACTTTGAACCAATTGACTTTGAACACGTTAGAAGTGTAGTTGAAAAAGAGAATCCAGATGGTGTAATCGTACACTTTGGTGGACAAACTCCATTAAAACTTGCAAATGCTTTAACTGAAGCTGGGGCAAAAATTATTGGTACTACTGCTGAAGTTATTGATTTAGCAGAAGATAGAGAAAAATTCTCAACATTTGTTGAAAAAATCGGATTATTACAGCCAGATAATGGAACGGCTGTTAAAGTTGAAGAAGCTATTGCTATTGCAGAAAATATTGGTTATCCAGTATTAGTTAGACCATCATTTGTACTTGGTGGTAGAGGTATGAGAATTGTTTACTCAACAGAAGAGTTAAAACAATATATGGATGAAGCAGTTTCTGTTTCAAATGATGCACCAGTTTTAATTGATAAATTCTTAGATAGAGCAATTGAGCTTGATGTAGATTGTATTTGTGATGGAAAAGAAGTTTACATTGGTGGAATTATGCAGCATATTGAAGAAGCTGGTGTTCACTCAGGGGATTCTGCTTGTTCATTACCTCCAATTTCAATTGATGATGCGTTAATTAAAGAGTTAGAAACTAAAACAAAAGATATGGCATTAGGTCTTGGTGTTGTTGGACTTATGAATACTCAATATGCAATTCATAAAGGTGAAATTTACTTAATTGAAGTTAACCCAAGAGCATCTAGAACAGTTCCATTTGTATCAAAAGCAACAGGTATGCCTTTAGCAAAAGTAGCTACTAGAGTTATGTGGGGTGAGTCTTTAAGAGATGCTTTAGCAGTTTATGATAAAGATATCGTAAGTGAAGAAAATGGTGTGCTAAAACCAAAATTAAAAGGTCACGTTGCAGTTAAAGAAGCTGTATTCCCATTTAATAAACTATCTGGT
This genomic interval carries:
- the carB gene encoding carbamoyl-phosphate synthase large subunit — translated: MPKREDIKSILLIGSGPIVIGQACEFDYSGTQATKTLKELGYRVVLINSNPATIMTDPEFADKTYIEPITEEVVAKIIEKENIDAILPTMGGQTALNVATSMYDKGMLEGIHFLGANPEAIKKGEDRHLFNEAMIKIGMDLPKSANAYSVEEAIKVAKEIGFPVISRASFTLAGGGSGVAYNMEEFKKLAEEGIEASPINEIEIMESMLGWKEYEMEVIRDRKDNCIIVCSIENLDPMGVHTGDSVTIAPALTLTDKEYQDMRNASFAILREIGVDTGGSNVQFSICPNTGRMIVIEMNPRVSRSSALASKATGYPIAKVATLLAVGFTLDEITNDITGTAASFEPVIDYIVTKVPRFTFEKFPKANSTLTTGMKSVGEAMAIGRTFNESIQKALCSMETGLVGFDPISDDLELIKKEIRRPNCDRLRYLMDGMRHGLTNDEIFELCKVDPWFLTKFREIYNIEKSIDESILSDEVAMRNAKVNGFSDSMIGKLINKSEEEVYKARKALDVDFEYNEVDTCAAEFKALTPYLYSTTNITKGLPTRQTETDKKVMIIGGGPNRIGQGIEFDYCCVHASFALNEMGVKTIMYNCNPETVSTDYDTSDILYFEPIDFEHVRSVVEKENPDGVIVHFGGQTPLKLANALTEAGAKIIGTTAEVIDLAEDREKFSTFVEKIGLLQPDNGTAVKVEEAIAIAENIGYPVLVRPSFVLGGRGMRIVYSTEELKQYMDEAVSVSNDAPVLIDKFLDRAIELDVDCICDGKEVYIGGIMQHIEEAGVHSGDSACSLPPISIDDALIKELETKTKDMALGLGVVGLMNTQYAIHKGEIYLIEVNPRASRTVPFVSKATGMPLAKVATRVMWGESLRDALAVYDKDIVSEENGVLKPKLKGHVAVKEAVFPFNKLSGADLLLSPEMKSTGEVMGISDNFGMAFAKSQSAAKNNLPKDGKVFISLCDLDKGFAASIAQGLTDNGFSVVATGGTHKAISEAGIECEKVLKVSEGRPNITDLLTNGDISMAINTSEAKETSKDDGKEIRRTVLKENVPYFTTVAAAQAAVEAIKVLKTEDVSTPKSIQEFLND